The genomic interval GTTGTATGGAAAACAATATTTCATTTGCGCTTCACAGGCTTGTGTGCGTAAAATTTGAGCAAGTCTAAATTTAAGGCATTTTCGCTCTTGTAGGCGAGCAAAGCACGATAAAATTCATAGAACGCTGTTGCATTTTACTCTTGCAATTTGTTCTTAGTTGAAATCTAGGCAGAGGCACAAGCCTTCGTCAGTTGCGGGAACAACCGCTTTGATTTTAAAGCATTGTTACTGAAAGAAGAGATGGTCGAGCCTTAGCTCCTGCCTGATATATGTTTGTTTCGCCCTTGGCGGACCGGCACAGGACCATGTGAATGATCGTCAAATGTCAGGCTATAAGGTGATAACCACAAGACCACAATTGGAGAGACCAATGTCAGAAGAGACCACGACCCCCGAGATCACACTTGAGCAGCTTTCCGGCGCCTATGCCATGCGCGCCAAATTCTACATGTTCATGTTTGATGTTCTGGTTGAAAATTTTGGCAACGACAAAGCTGTCGAACTGATGAGCGATGCCACCTATCGTCTCGGAGAAGAAATGGGTGAAAAGTTGCAAGCGCATGGCCCGGCCAATATCGAAGGCCTCACTGAGCAGTTCCTGCAGGGTATTCCCTGCCGCGACCATCTGTTTGGCCCTGAGCTGCGCAAATGTGACCATGAAGGCATGGAAATCAAATTCCACAAATGCCCACTGAAAGACAACTGGGTTGCTGCTGGCCGCAAGGGCGAAGCGCTCGAGCTGCTGTGCAAGGCCGCAGGTGCCATTGACGCAGGCATGTTCAGTAAGGCGGGCTTCACCTTCGAAGGCGAGACCTGGAAGATTGGCGACACCGGCTGCTGCCGCCTCGTCGTGAAACCTGGTTCTGAAGCAGAAGCAGTTTGAAGAAGATCTTTTTATAATACAGACAGATCCGGCAAATCGGACGTCGAAATGCATGATCCGGAATACCGGACATAAAACAGACCCGTTAAAACGGGCGTCACCTCCCTTTGCCTGATGAAAGTCAGGCGCTTAGTACACCGATTACCAACCCATTGGGGAACATCCGCTATGAAACTTTCTCGCAGAACGCTTTTGGCACTCACTGTTGCTTCAGTCATGATTCCAGCAGCTTCCCAGGCTGCCGATAGCATCAAGATCGGGTATCAGTTGCCTCTTACCGGCAACACCGCACAGTATGGCCAGGACTTCAAGGACGCCGCAGAAATCGCTCTTGCCAAATTCAATGCATCCGGCCAGATCGATGTTCCGGTTGAAATCATCTATGAAGACTCCCGCTCTGACGCCAAGGAAGGCGTGACCATCGCCCGTAAATTTGTCGATGACGATGAAATCGTCGGCGTATTGGGTGACTTTACCTCAACCGTTTCCATGGCCGCCGCACAGGTCTACAAGCGCTCCGGTATGGTTCAGCTCTCCCAGACGGCCTCCCATCCGGATTTTGCAAAAATCTCCAAATGGCAGTTCCGCAACATCACCACTCAGAATCAGGAAGGCGCAGTCAACGCCCAGTGGATGATTGATCAGGGAATCACCAAGGTGGCCGTGATTGCTGAACAGACCGACTGGGGTCAGTCTGTGGTCAAGGGCTTCGTTGATCCCTTCAAGGAACTGGGTGGCGAAGTCGTCTACACCGAATTCTTCAACCGTGGTCTGGCTGACTTCCGTTCTATCATCACCAAGATCGAAGAGCAGAAGCCTGAGGCTGTTTACACCGGCTTCTTCTATGAAGATGGTGCCCAGTTCCTCAAACAGGTTGCCCAGCTTAATGCAGACATTCCGGTCTACTCCACCTCAGCTGCCTATAACGACAAGCTGATCGAGCTTGCTGGTGACGCGGCCGAAGGCCTCAAGCTGACTGCCACCTTCTTGCCAACCCGTGCGGACAAGAATGTGACCGAATTCGTCTCTGAATGGAAAAAAGGTCATGACAACGCACCTGGTCAGTTCCCGGCACAGGCTTATGACGCTGTCAACATCATGCTTGCCGCTGTTGCCAAGGCTTATCCGGACGTAACCCGCGACAGCCTGCGTGACGCAGTCGCCGCCACCAAAGACTTCCCCGGTGTAACCGGTAACACGTCCTTTGACGAAAATGGTGAACCCCTCAAGGAACTCACCAAAGCCACCGTCAAAGACGGTGTGTTCGTAGAAGTCAAGTAATCCTATCCCCCATCCCGCCCGGAGCTGAGCCTTCGGGCGGGTGGCAATAAGAGAAAAGGGGGACCGTGTGTTCGATCCTTATTTTTTGCAGCAGCTCGCCATTGGCGTCTCGCTGGGTATGATTTATGCGTTGATGGCGATCGGTTTCACGCTTATTTTCGGCGTGCTCAATGTGGTGAACTTTGCCCATGGTGAGGTTTACACGATCGGGGCCTTTGCCGGTCTTATGGCCATTACCGCATTTGCGCCGCCGCTTCTGGTGGTGCTTTTCATTGCACTTGCTGCAGGGGCCTTTGCCGGTTTCGGTCTAGAGCGTCTCGCTTTCCGGCCATTTCGCCGATTTTCCGATGAAGCCTCGCTGAAATCCCGCGCCATGCGTGAAGCCACCCTAATGTCTTCCCTTGCCATGTCCATCATTGCTCGTGAAGCAATGGAGCTGATTTTCGGCTCGCAGTTCCAGTCTGTCGATCTGGCCTACCTGATCAACAAACCGATCGAAATCGGCCCGATCACCATCGTCAATGGTGACCTGATCATTCTGGGCATCACGCTCTTGATGCTGGCCGGATTGCAATGGCTGCTCAAGAAGAGCCCCATCGGCATGTCCATTCGCGCGGTTTCCAACAATGCGCTGGGTGCCAAATATTGCGGCATCAACACCGACCGGACGATCATTTTTACCTTTATCATCGGTTCGGGCATGGGCGCACTGGCTGGTATTCTCGTCGGGCTCTATTATGGCGCCATCTTCCCCGCCATGGGCTTCACACCGGGCATCAAGGCCTTTGTTGCCATGGTCATGGGCGGTCTTAGCTCCATTCCGGGCGCAGTTGTCTCTGCCATGGTCCTTGGACTGGCCGAGAGCATTTCCACCAGCTTCATGCCATCGGTCTGGTCTGACATGGTTGCCTATGGCTTCTTGTTGGCCACGCTGATCTTCTTCCCGCAGGGTCTCTTCGGAGCAAGGAGGGAACGTGTCTAAGTCGCTTCTCATCAAACTCCTGCTTTTAGTCATTGTTTTCGCCGTGGTACCCTTTGCCCTCGAAGGTTTTGGCAAGGGATATTATTACCAGATCGCCACACTGGCCTTCGTCTTCATGCTGCTGGCCGCGTCCCTGCATCTGGTTACCGGCGTTGCGGGTCTGCTGCATCTGGGCCATGCTTCCCTTTATGGTGTGGGTGCTTACGTGGCCGCGCTGCTCGGTTCCAAATATGGCATCGGCTTTACGATCGGCTTGCCTCTGGCCGGGCTCGGGGCGGCGTTCGTTGCCTTTCTGGTTGCGCTGCCGACCATGCGCCTGATGTCGATCTATTTTGCCGTGGCAACGCTTGGTATCGGGCAGATGCTGTTTCTTGTCTTCCAGAACTGGGTCGGGCTGACCAATGGTCCCAATGGGGTGATGCTGTTCGACGGTATTGATCTGTTCGGCGTCGCCATCAACAGTGAATTGGGTATCTATTATGTGGTCGCGGCCGTTTCTGCCGTCTCGATTCTCATTCTCAACCGCCTCAGCCACTCCTATTATGGCAATGCCCTTCGCTCGCTGCGTGAAGATGACCAGTGCACGGCGGCCATGGGTATCAACGTTACCGTGATGAAGATACAGGCCTTCGTGATCTCTGCCTTCTTTGCAGGCATCGCCGGAGCGCTCTGGGCCTACACCACGGGTTATATCTCCCCCAACGACTTCAATTTCTCCCAGTCGATCCTGATCCTGACCATGGTTGTGGTGGGTGGCTTGGGGTCTCTGCCGGGTGTGCTGATTGGTGCCCTGCTGCTGATCCTCCTGCCCGAAGTGCTGCGCTATTTTGGCGATATCCGCAACATCATCGTTGGTCTCTTGATGTTTGGCGCGATCCTGTTCCTGCCCAAGGGCCTGTTCGGCGAAGTGAATGCGCTCAACTTTGCGCGCAGAATTCTTGGTTCGGCATGGTCGGAAGACAATTCTGAAAAAGGGATCGGTTGGAAATGACAGCAATACTTGAACTCGATTCCCTGACGCGCGTCTTTGGTGGCCTGAAAGCCGTGGACAATGTCACCACAACGGTATCCAAGGGCGAATTGTGCGGTTTGATCGGGCCGAACGGGGCGGGCAAAACCACCCTCTTCAACCTGATTTCAGGCTTTACGCCACCGTCCTCGGGCGATGTCCGCTTCAAGGGCGAAAGCATCACGGGCCTGCCAGTACACAAGATTGCGCATAAGGGAATGTCCCGTACCTTCCAGAACCTGCGTGTATTCCCCAACATGACCGTTTTCGACAATATCTCCGTCGGGGCTCTGGGCATGATTGGGGTCAGCCCCTTCTCCTCCATCTGGGGCGGCAAGGCCAAGGCAAAGGAAATCTCCGAGCGCAGCTGGGAGATGCTAGAAAAGGTGGGCCTTGCGGCTCATGCTGATGATCTGGCGGCGAACCTGTCTTACGGCAAGCGCAAATATCTCGAAATCGCACGCGCTTTGGCGATGAATCCGGATCTGTTGATTCTGGATGAACCGGCCGCAGGCATGAACGATTCCGAAACGGCAGAACTGGCCCAGTTCATCACCGATCTCAACAAGACGGGCCTCACGATCATGCTTGTTGAGCATGACATGGGGCTGGTGATGGGCATCTGTCAGCGCTTGGTGGTGTTGGCGTCCGGCCAGAAGATCGCCGATGATGTGCCTTCCAAGGTGCGTCAGGATCCTGCCGTTCTGGAAGCCTATCTGGGAGGCGACGACTGATGAGCAATATTCTTGAAATAAATAATCTGTCGCTCAAGATCGGCGTTCAGGATATTCTGCATGACGTGACGGTCAAGGTGCCGCAAAAGGGCATTGTCTCAGTTCTGGGCGCCAACGGTGTTGGCAAAACCTCGCTGATGCGCTGCGTCTCGGGCATCTACCATGCCACAGGTGGCGAGATTCTGCTCGACGGTCAGGATATCTCGAAGCTCAAAAGCCATGATATCGTTGAGCGAGGTGTGATGCAGGCGCCCGAAGGCCGACAGATCTTCTCAACCATGACCGTGTTGGAAAATCTGTTGCTGGGTGCAGGGCCGCTTGGTCGACAGGAACTGGATCATGTTTTGACCCTGTTCCCGGTTCTCAAGGAACGCCTCAAACAACAGGCCGGCTCCATGTCCGGTGGTGAACAGCAGATGCTCTGCATCGGGCGCGCATTGATGCATAAGCCCAAGGTTCTGCTGCTTGATGAGCCGTCCCTTGGTCTTGCTCCACGATTGGTGGGCTTTATCTGCGAGCTTGTGACCAGAATTCGCGATGAAGGCTATTCTGTTCTTCTGGTCGAGCAGAATGTGAAGGCTGCTCTGCGCATTTCCGACAAGGCCTATGTCATCGAGCATGGCAAGATCGTCATCGAGGGTGATGCCCACGAGCTGATGAGTGACAAGCGTGTGGCCGATGCCTATCTGGGCGGACATGTGCACGAAGGGTCGTAAGACACATGAGTGATCATCCCGGCGTGCGCACCATGCCGGGATTTTTCTTCTTCCCGCACCTCCTTCAGAGGGGCCAAACCCTCTGATCTATTGAATTTAACAGATAAACGACGCCGTTTGGTCAGTCTAAACAATGAAAGAAAAGACATGAGCAACCCAGTCACTTTTCCTCCTTCCATCTGGGCCGTCACTGCACCAGCCCGTACGCAGGCTGCCCCCCTTACCGAGGCGATTGAAACCGACACTGTGGTGATCGGTGGCGGCTTCACGGGGCTGGGCTCTGCCCTGCATCTGGCCAAGGCTGGCAGCGACGTGGTTCTGCTGGAAGGCAAGGCCATCGGCTGGGGCGCATCTGGTCGCAACAACGGGCAGGTGATCCCGACCCTTACAGCCGCTGAACCGGATATGTGGGTGCAGCGCTATGGTGAAACAGGGCGTCTGTTTGCCCAGATGATCGGAGCGTCTGCCAATGTGCTGTTTGATACCATTCGCGAGGAGGACATCACCTCTCACGCCGATGCTGAACAGACCGGCTGGTTCCAGCCTGCTCACACGCCGGGCCGCACCAAGCTGAGCCAGAAACGCGTTGATGCATGGCAGCGCTTCGGCCTTGATGCCCGTTATCTCGACCACAAGGCTACCTCCGACCTGCTCGGCACCGAGCATTGGTATGGTGGTATGCTTGCTCCATCAGGCGGTCATATCAACCCGCTCGGCCTCTCGCGCGGATTGGCGTTGGCTGTGGAGCGGGCCGGTGGCACCATCTATGAAGCGACGCCAGTCTTGTCCTATGAGCATGACGGCACCCAATGGGTCGTCAAGACCGATCAGGGTACTGTGAAGGCGCGCGCGCTGATCTTGGCAACCAACGCCTATACGGGTGAAGTGGTGCCAAAACTCAACCGCCGTCTGGCCCATTCCATCGTGCCGGTTTCTTCCTGGCAGATGTCCACCGAGCCTCTCAGCGATGAATTGCGCGCTTCGATCTTGCCGGGGCGTCAGGCGGTGTCTGATACCCGCGGCGACTTGCGCTTCTTCCATTATGACCGCGACAACCGGCTGATCACCGGCGGCGCCATCATGGGCTTTGGCGATCTCGCTGCCCGCATGGCCCGCAAGGCCGCCAACAATCTGGCAGACAGTTTCCCTCAGCTTGCGCCACCCAAGATGACCCATGTCTGGGAAGGCTATCTCTCCATGAACTGGGATCGCTTCCCACGCGTGCATAGCCTTGGCCCGAATGGCTGGACCTGGATCGGCTGCAATGGTCGTGGTGTTGCGCTTGGCTATTCGTTGGGCCGAGAAATGGCTCGTGCGACCAGCGGCGAAGACCTTGCCTCGCTGGCCCTGCCAACCACCACGCCGCATGCGCTGCCGTTCCACGCCATCGGCCGCGCCATCGCCCCTTACTATCTCGCCTGGTATAAATTCAAGGACCACCGGGAATATAAAAGCTAACAGGACCTGACCATGAACGATATCCCTATTCTGGAACGCCGCCGCATCGAGGCAATGATCTTGAAGCATGTTTTGGATGTGATCACCGAACGCAGCGGCCGCGAAGAAGCGGAAGCTGTAATCGGCGAAACCTGCTCGCGCTCGGCTATCGAGCAGGGCAAGGCCATGGCTGAAGGGCTCGACCACGCCCCGACCCTTTCCGATTTTGCCGACATCCTTCCCAACTGGACCAAGGAAGATGCGCTCCAGATCGAAACGCTGGTAACCGAACCCGAGCAGATGGACTTTAACGTCACCCGCTGTCGCTATGCTGAAATGTACAAGGAAATGGGCCTTGGCGATATCGGTCATCTCTTGTCATGCAACCGTGACGGCGACTTCTGCGTAGGCTATAACCCGGAAATCAAGCTGGATCGCACCCAGACCATCATGAAGGGCGCGTCTCACTGCGATTTCCGTTACAAAATGAAATGAGAAGAGGAAGAGAAGAATATGGCAGTTGATAATTGGGTTTCGCGCGAAATCGAAGATCTGACCGCTTTCCGGCGGGATTTGCACGAAAATCCCGAACTGCTTTACGACCTTGAACGCACCTCGAAAAAAGTGGCTGAAGCGCTGCGCGCCGCTGGCGTGGACGAGGTGGTTGAAGGGCTGGGCAAAACCGGCGTCGTTGGTGTCATCCGTGGTCAGAGCAACAAGTCCGGCCGCACCATCGGTCTGCGGGCTGATATGGATGCTCTGCCCATCGTGGAAGCCACGGGCCTTCCTCACGCTTCCAAGGTTCCCGGCAAGATGCATGCCTGCGGTCATGATGGACACACCACCATGCTGCTGGGCGCCGCCAGACATTTCGTTGAAAGCCGCGCCTTTGATGGTACGGTTCTGGTTATCTTCCAGCCAGCCGAAGAGGGCGGTGCAGGTGCGCAGGCCATGATCGATGATGGCCTGTTCGAGCGCTGGCCCTGTGATGAAGTCTATGGCATGCACAATATTCCCGATGTGCCGGTTGGCCATTTCGTTACCAGCAAGGGCCCGAGCATGGCAGCGGTCGACATGTTCGACATCAAGGTGACCGGTCGCGGTGGCCATGCTGCTCAGCCGCACAATGCCATCGATCCGTTCCCGGCTGTGGCTGCCATTATCCAGTCTATCAACGGCATGAGCGCGCGTACGGTCAACCCGCTGGATTCCCACGTGGTTTCCCTGTGCGGCATTACCAGCAACGACACCTACAATGTGATCCCCGAAGAGATCAACATCAAGGGCA from uncultured Cohaesibacter sp. carries:
- a CDS encoding L-2-amino-thiazoline-4-carboxylic acid hydrolase translates to MSEETTTPEITLEQLSGAYAMRAKFYMFMFDVLVENFGNDKAVELMSDATYRLGEEMGEKLQAHGPANIEGLTEQFLQGIPCRDHLFGPELRKCDHEGMEIKFHKCPLKDNWVAAGRKGEALELLCKAAGAIDAGMFSKAGFTFEGETWKIGDTGCCRLVVKPGSEAEAV
- a CDS encoding ABC transporter substrate-binding protein, with product MKLSRRTLLALTVASVMIPAASQAADSIKIGYQLPLTGNTAQYGQDFKDAAEIALAKFNASGQIDVPVEIIYEDSRSDAKEGVTIARKFVDDDEIVGVLGDFTSTVSMAAAQVYKRSGMVQLSQTASHPDFAKISKWQFRNITTQNQEGAVNAQWMIDQGITKVAVIAEQTDWGQSVVKGFVDPFKELGGEVVYTEFFNRGLADFRSIITKIEEQKPEAVYTGFFYEDGAQFLKQVAQLNADIPVYSTSAAYNDKLIELAGDAAEGLKLTATFLPTRADKNVTEFVSEWKKGHDNAPGQFPAQAYDAVNIMLAAVAKAYPDVTRDSLRDAVAATKDFPGVTGNTSFDENGEPLKELTKATVKDGVFVEVK
- a CDS encoding branched-chain amino acid ABC transporter permease — protein: MFDPYFLQQLAIGVSLGMIYALMAIGFTLIFGVLNVVNFAHGEVYTIGAFAGLMAITAFAPPLLVVLFIALAAGAFAGFGLERLAFRPFRRFSDEASLKSRAMREATLMSSLAMSIIAREAMELIFGSQFQSVDLAYLINKPIEIGPITIVNGDLIILGITLLMLAGLQWLLKKSPIGMSIRAVSNNALGAKYCGINTDRTIIFTFIIGSGMGALAGILVGLYYGAIFPAMGFTPGIKAFVAMVMGGLSSIPGAVVSAMVLGLAESISTSFMPSVWSDMVAYGFLLATLIFFPQGLFGARRERV
- a CDS encoding branched-chain amino acid ABC transporter permease, which encodes MSKSLLIKLLLLVIVFAVVPFALEGFGKGYYYQIATLAFVFMLLAASLHLVTGVAGLLHLGHASLYGVGAYVAALLGSKYGIGFTIGLPLAGLGAAFVAFLVALPTMRLMSIYFAVATLGIGQMLFLVFQNWVGLTNGPNGVMLFDGIDLFGVAINSELGIYYVVAAVSAVSILILNRLSHSYYGNALRSLREDDQCTAAMGINVTVMKIQAFVISAFFAGIAGALWAYTTGYISPNDFNFSQSILILTMVVVGGLGSLPGVLIGALLLILLPEVLRYFGDIRNIIVGLLMFGAILFLPKGLFGEVNALNFARRILGSAWSEDNSEKGIGWK
- a CDS encoding ABC transporter ATP-binding protein encodes the protein MTAILELDSLTRVFGGLKAVDNVTTTVSKGELCGLIGPNGAGKTTLFNLISGFTPPSSGDVRFKGESITGLPVHKIAHKGMSRTFQNLRVFPNMTVFDNISVGALGMIGVSPFSSIWGGKAKAKEISERSWEMLEKVGLAAHADDLAANLSYGKRKYLEIARALAMNPDLLILDEPAAGMNDSETAELAQFITDLNKTGLTIMLVEHDMGLVMGICQRLVVLASGQKIADDVPSKVRQDPAVLEAYLGGDD
- a CDS encoding ABC transporter ATP-binding protein — its product is MSNILEINNLSLKIGVQDILHDVTVKVPQKGIVSVLGANGVGKTSLMRCVSGIYHATGGEILLDGQDISKLKSHDIVERGVMQAPEGRQIFSTMTVLENLLLGAGPLGRQELDHVLTLFPVLKERLKQQAGSMSGGEQQMLCIGRALMHKPKVLLLDEPSLGLAPRLVGFICELVTRIRDEGYSVLLVEQNVKAALRISDKAYVIEHGKIVIEGDAHELMSDKRVADAYLGGHVHEGS
- a CDS encoding FAD-binding oxidoreductase; amino-acid sequence: MSNPVTFPPSIWAVTAPARTQAAPLTEAIETDTVVIGGGFTGLGSALHLAKAGSDVVLLEGKAIGWGASGRNNGQVIPTLTAAEPDMWVQRYGETGRLFAQMIGASANVLFDTIREEDITSHADAEQTGWFQPAHTPGRTKLSQKRVDAWQRFGLDARYLDHKATSDLLGTEHWYGGMLAPSGGHINPLGLSRGLALAVERAGGTIYEATPVLSYEHDGTQWVVKTDQGTVKARALILATNAYTGEVVPKLNRRLAHSIVPVSSWQMSTEPLSDELRASILPGRQAVSDTRGDLRFFHYDRDNRLITGGAIMGFGDLAARMARKAANNLADSFPQLAPPKMTHVWEGYLSMNWDRFPRVHSLGPNGWTWIGCNGRGVALGYSLGREMARATSGEDLASLALPTTTPHALPFHAIGRAIAPYYLAWYKFKDHREYKS
- a CDS encoding L-2-amino-thiazoline-4-carboxylic acid hydrolase — encoded protein: MNDIPILERRRIEAMILKHVLDVITERSGREEAEAVIGETCSRSAIEQGKAMAEGLDHAPTLSDFADILPNWTKEDALQIETLVTEPEQMDFNVTRCRYAEMYKEMGLGDIGHLLSCNRDGDFCVGYNPEIKLDRTQTIMKGASHCDFRYKMK
- a CDS encoding M20 aminoacylase family protein, whose amino-acid sequence is MAVDNWVSREIEDLTAFRRDLHENPELLYDLERTSKKVAEALRAAGVDEVVEGLGKTGVVGVIRGQSNKSGRTIGLRADMDALPIVEATGLPHASKVPGKMHACGHDGHTTMLLGAARHFVESRAFDGTVLVIFQPAEEGGAGAQAMIDDGLFERWPCDEVYGMHNIPDVPVGHFVTSKGPSMAAVDMFDIKVTGRGGHAAQPHNAIDPFPAVAAIIQSINGMSARTVNPLDSHVVSLCGITSNDTYNVIPEEINIKGTVRTLNEAVRDHVEERLGKIVSQIAEGNNCVGALDYRRLYPVMVNHDEATEHAAKAARAVSGDDAVSIEMPPTLGGEDFAFMLNAVPGSMIHVGNGPSAQLHHPKFDFNDDVIKWGCSYWAQLVRDRLPL